The nucleotide window ATAGTATGTGTGCCTGACATAAGCAATCGCAGTGGTTTAGTTCGCCACGCCGATacgcgtcgggaggtcgtgggttcgattctcaaacggagcaattatttgtgcgatccacaaacaattgtttcgagtctggttgcgctttgtgtccgttgtttgtgaaaaataaataaatataaatttaacccattactgtcccactgctgggcaagggtctcctcccgtaatgagggagggattaggccttgagcccaccacgctggccaagtgcgggttgaggactttgcatgtcctcaataaatgtattaaacaaattttaggcatgcaaggtttcctcacgatgttttccttcaccgttggagcacgtgataattattcctaatacacacataacttcgaaaagtcattggtgtgttgcctcgggttcgaacctacgaccacttgagtaggaggtgtcaacgtataccactcggctatcacgttgtttgtatgtttgtaaaagtccctgcgacacaagagaaattctaaGCACAGGAGTtgtctatgaaaaaaaaaacaaaccatgGAGACTGATATTCAACTTCAATGAAAGTGACACAAGAACGGAAGCCTTAGCTTTGATAGTCCAAATACATTCGAAGTCAGAATTGGTTTCCAAACAGCCTTCTATAGGGGCTGTTAGATTAGtctgcaaaataaaataggGCTTTAATGTACAccataaaacttaatttatcatAACGTATTTAATTAAGGAGGTTCAGATCTCCCGTGCAAACTGTGAAATCGACCTTAAGcaaatttattaatgtttaccTTATCAGGAATTTTTATAATTGCAGTGAGTGTGTGGAAATCTGATGGCCCTAAATTCGTGAtctgaaattgaaataattaaacattatagtAAATCAACTCAAAATAAACCAAGGCAATATCTTGAAAGTTTCCAAATACACGCTATAAGGAAAGACGATGCATGACACATTGTCAGGAATATGCTTAGGTAAAGCAGTGGACGTGGTGATGgcgatggtgatgatgatgatgatgatgatgatgatgatgatgatgatgatgatgatgatgatgatgatgatgatcatgaTGATGATTGCAGCATAGGATTTTGtgttatgtattttacaataataactttatgaacaattttatatataagcTACATTATGTTTACAATCAAGATTCATAATAAAACTTACCtcaaaataatgtgtaaatgCTATTTTACTACCGGCCGCGAGCGCATCCCTTGAGATAGAAATAGAATCATTGGGCGCAGACTttctaaaaaacaatattaattggaatgtaagtattatataacaatattttcttattgtcTTGATGACAACAGCTGTCGATCGTGACGCTTAGGTCTGACGCCTATTATATTATCGGCAACCAAAAGGATTCTAAGACCTCAAGCATACATAAATGGTAGTTTGTTACCATGactatagtattttaaaatgtatttattaaaaaaaattctttatttatttatttttaagtatgtattaaaaaagacaactcccttACTTAGAATTGATCTtgtctcgcggggactttaaaaacatgcaaacaacggacaacgGCTTCACATTTTGGAATTAGGCGGTTAGAACTATTAATCAGCTTACCCTCTGACTTTAAAACTCGCTTCAGGCGACACTTGCAGTTTCATTGTTTTAACATATTCGCTGGTCACATTACTATAATTTTCATCTAACACTTCAGTCATGACAAGCAAATCAATGTCTCTGGTTACTTTCAAACCATATTCCAGTTGTATTTCCCATAACATTTCCTCCTTTTTAAAAGGTTGTGGGAAACTACAGATCATTATCAGGTCTTCATGGGAACAGGTACTCGGGACCCTTTTTGGAGGTAGTGGTAaagatattttgattttaagacCGTAAGCTGGTTCCGCTGTGTTCTTGACTGACAGTCTTATTCCTAATGATTGGTTTGTGCCCGGAGTGTATGGActgaaaacaaatgttttagacaaattaatatcattggacaacttacatctgattccaaactaaaccgagcttgtactatggtaagcagataactgataaacatacttatatacttctaaatacacacttacatacatacgtttACAAACAGgcacagaacaaatattcgtatttttttttgccaaCGTAATACACATAGTGACGTTACTATGTcgtattttcttaaacaaaattagtttCCAAATTTCTTAAAGAGTAAATGACTTGACGGGTAGTTAACTTTGCTATTTAAATTTCTCAAAGCAGtccttaaatttttatttagcctGAACTTGAAATGCGTAGAATACTACATTACAGTGTTTTCATTTaaagtttctttatttattacatgttttCCGATACTTATCCGGGAACTAAGCTAGAATAAAACTTATACTTACTTATCCATAGGATTCAATGTTATATGTAACCAAGGACTGCAAATAAGATCATCGCCACAATCTTTAACAACGTGTACTGTAGCCGAAGCCTTCAATGTGGAATCTTCCGACAATCTTGCAGCTCCGGGCAAAAATGTCGTGGCATTTTCTAGAACGAGAGTATTTTGTATCAGATCacttttaataatgtataatagaatacaggaattaacgcgaacacgcattttaccttaaaatgcctaacgtttcggccactcgccgtggtcgcaggctgactcagccttacattaaacatgcaacgcgagagtttaaaaacttttaataatattacgataGGTTGCgcttgaaattattttctggacttatcaatatatttataagtgaagcaaaaactttgggccctttttatgaaaaacgtgcggacgcagaagtatgaaatttggcacattTACAGTATATGTAATAGGATAGGtaggatattatttattaacaatgcttataaagtacattcaatcaataaaacattacacacactacactaccACGCATTTGACATTAATTGTcgatatatacatatgtatataaagcACTGACATAGACATAGAGTACAGTCATATGTTTCCTGAGGTCTTACTGATTGTCAtagattttgatattaaataacttataatttaaattaattatagtcgaatttcgaCTACTAGGCGACCACTCGtcataataatgtcctcctgaggggctatcacgtattaaagttgacaacaatttgaaggtcactatgctgtacattgctttctccctTAGGAAATAGTGTGTAACATGTGATGtcgaagcagcaatgtactgaataatgccAATCAATTTGACGtgcactagttgtcaactgagatgagtgatagcccccctggccgatattcggctacggcagCCAGTAAAATTGAAACTGAAAGACTGTGGCGCGCTCAGTAGTGTTTGTGACTACCGCCCAAGAGGTCTCGGgtctacattattattactcGAATATGAGAATTGAAAATACTCACCTGTCATAAGTTCGAAAGGCTCCAATTCAAACGATATAATCATTGGCTTCAAGAAATCATGCGTAAACTGTCAAAAGAGAAGAAgaaagaattattatattttttccattttttttttcatcaaattatattaagtaagtgATGGCATGCTCAAGAAACAAGTGTTTCTCCAATGCAATCGGTTTAAGCAGCAAACCTGAATTATCAATGGCTTTTCTGTAacatacacaattattttaagtttgtaaaagttcgATTTGATATTAGATTCTGACAAAAGTAAGCCAGTAGATCTAGAAAAATACAGTCTCCAATCTACAATGAGACTCAAAGCCAAACCCTttctacattaaaattttagaagCACACGTCTTATAAGCTTCtaggttaaataaaatacttacagtCACATTAATGGTCTTTTCAGTAAACTCTTCTTTGCCAGGTACAGCAATTATATTGAAAACCGCGTCTTTTGTTATAACGGCTCGATTGTATTTTGAATCTACTATTATCCGTCCCGTGAGTTCtgaaattcaaaacaaatatgtaGGAAAATCATTTTAGGCTTTTACAACTTTTAAGCGCAATTCAATACTTCAAGATGGTCGGCGGCGACATGGAAAGCAAAAAACGGAGATGGTGGGATGACCTGGTCGCGTTTCTGGATGGATGACTGGACGCAATGATTggccgaggggactggaaattcGCGCCAAAACATAGAATACACCGAGGCTGTGCATGATCACATTGGACATATTACATatgttaataatgtaaaatgttgaTGTCCAAAAATACGTAAGACTTGACACACCTATTTGTTTCGGCTGAACGACTGATTCttcttttaagaaataaatacaatacttaCCTATCTTAACATCAGTTTTAAACTTAATAGGCGGTGAAGAAACGTTGAAAAATGCAGTGAAAGTAGTAGCGTTACGTTGCAGATTCACTGTGCTAGCAACTCCTATTGTAGCGTGTACCGACATCGTTGGAACACAACGGTAAACGTATGATGTCCCTGTGACGTACGCGCCAACAGCTAGATCTAGAATCAATCAGAAATACgatcaaacaataaattttactataataatgcCCTCCTAGTCGATAAGAGTTGCAGTCTAAGTGACAGTCAACTTAATTCAAACTGGTCAtaggtgcaggactttgtttaaaTTGGCCACGTTTGTACACAATTCACAGGTACTCTCTCAATTCCTTTAGTTTCATAGTCCGGTGAAACATCTAAACTGGCACGACCAGGGAGAGCCACGGAGCCACGTGCGGTTGAGTGCTTCCTGAGGCACGAAGTTCTATGACCTCGTCTTTTTAATTCGGAGTCGGATCTCGGGTTTGATACCCAAGATCTCTTGCGTGACAATCGCATACTctaccgcgccacagaggctaATCCGACGGCTAATACCTATAATGAACGATTCTCACCAAACGGGTCGCGCTAGAGGGCAACGTACCGCATTGCAGCGGATGTGCGAACACGCGCTAGTAGCTGACGTCGTCCAAATCAGCTGGAACCCGCGCACAAGCGCTAATGCTCGCAAATGCACTAGTATACCAGCAGGCACTAGTGATGTTTTAGTAAATACCATGCAAACATGAGAcgctataaacaaagtccacagaaactggccgccgtagccgaaatcgaTCAAAAcacctttcgggcggcttgaacaactttgacactatgttgaccactaaccatacgataagaagaagattagTAGTAGGATTATCAACGAATAATATCTCACCATTACAATCATTTTTATCTACATCAACTCCTTTAGCTATAGACCAGCCGAAACCTCGAGCATCAGAAGGCTGTATACGTTGCAGGTAATTGTCGTTTAAACCGTTAGTGTTTCCTTTGTAAATGTACACTGCTCCGATACCATCGTCTTCATATGGTGCACCTATTGCTATATCtgcaaaatatttagaatttgttAAGGTTTTGCTGGCCTATACCATCCTACTGATAAGTAAAGACCTTTGTCATCTCTTGCCACGTCATATTGTCGGAGCTCGAAGTTACTTCAACCATACTACCCTAtctatcacgtatcttagtgGACAACTAtgtatttgaaagccactatgctgatCATTGTTTCTTCCTTAGATAGTAGTAATttacacgttacgtcaaagaagtaatgtattgaatagtgaccatcaatttgacataataatatgtagattagttgtcaactgagataagtTATAAACCCACTGGTCGTTATTTCAGGAATTCATGGGACTCCTCAAATGGCTACATAAATAGGGTAGTTTACtctgtttttgatattttaacaaatcTGGATGTTGGGTATCAATTTTGAGAAGCCTATTTCGTCTCTTACTGcagcaaattattataaagctcTATATTAAACTTTACCTCTAAATCCGTCACCATCGATGTCACCAAGATCAGCAATAGAAGATCCAAACTTTGCAGCAGACTTTTGTGATCCCAAAATGTGCCCTGACTCTTCGAAAATAAAGTCGGAATTTGACTGAAAATGTGAATTAATGTAGATAGCCTTTATTTcaagatattaatttatatgcaccgcaattctctaccacctaccactatcgactactggctagcaatagaaaataattgtGTGACATTCgtttcagcgcctctagcgggcatagtagaaactattttggcagcacatttcgtatgtcaaattctcgatactcgatggttctaaTTGGAGAGAATCGACACTAATCGTcagtcgtaaatattttttaaacacaaactCATTCACAATTTCCTGCTTTGaacggtaaagaaaaacatcgtgatgcaaccttgcatgccttatagatgtttagaacagttcttgaaagcaTGCAAATTCCCCAAGCCGCAATTTGCAAGCATCTCCTATACTgggaggtgacccttgcccaccagtgacattaatgggttaaacgtatttattttattacctctctcgtcataaaaataaatacagctcCTTCGTCATGTGACGATCGGTCTAAATTTTCGACATAAGTTGGAGCTCCCACAAGTAAATCATCCAGCCCATCCTGATCGATGTCCACGGTACAAAGAGTGGCTCCAAAATATGATCCCACTTGAGGACCTATGATTTTAGCTTGTATATCTAAAGATTCTGATTCGTTTTTAGGTGGCTTGAATATTAAGACctgaaaaatgataaaataaattatttttttaaaggtcGTAAGGACTCCAAGTGAACTTTATGATAAATTTTATCAGCTTATTCTCTCTAAAACAGTttctactaaattattataatgttagttAATTAAAAGGTGATTAGCTTTCTTTTGATTACATGAAACAATTACAGGAAAACTAGacatttaattgatttaattctATATTTCTAGCTTCTATAATTCTAAAACTGTCGATTACGCggttttacaaaatactataaGGCCttttacgcactagcggttaatcGCGGGAGCGGCGGTACTGTTGCCAGTGGATAAGAGAGCTGAAATGGGatgttatacaattttttaaagtcAATTCGAAAAACGAGTTACTGAGATTAAATCATCGGCATTAATTAGTTGGAGggttaaattaaatgaaaattttgtaCCTGTCCTTTCCCAAGTCCGTATCGTGGAGCTCCGCCAATATACAAAACGCTACCGTTCTTGATAAAAATACCAGACTCGACACTATATCCTTTAAGCAAGAAAACAAGTTATTCATTTTCAAATCCACGATTGCCGATCGCAGGTAATAACTACTAAATCAGCTCGCAAACATTATGCAATGGAGCCGCCATTCATAAAAATACGagtgaaaaaaaagtatttttaaaaagtcttCTTGAGTGTCAAAAATTATGCAACATACTAAAAAAATGGCTGCACGCGCCTAAATTGTACACGAACCTTGGTATGTCACAGATGCACAAATATcacaattatgtataaaataaagtaaattaacatAGTATCAGTAGACTaatattgtcataaaataaCCATTAATCATAGCGATAGCTCTA belongs to Anticarsia gemmatalis isolate Benzon Research Colony breed Stoneville strain chromosome 9, ilAntGemm2 primary, whole genome shotgun sequence and includes:
- the LOC142975493 gene encoding integrin alpha-PS3-like; amino-acid sequence: MKMYKLSILWYLLFTIKISCASFVFHENTNIMFTPQDDLKVSNDYFGYSVILTTDGLYVGAPKSGESDVDIRTGNVFICPVTEFDEREVKCEKAEDHLYIEFPDVRNDAWFGASMALLAKDKLLITAPRQVVEVGGEYHIQGSGYLATRNRNREMYPFKDASRLHPYIKIDGSRKEYGNESGAFYYAHGQAGFSLTVSKMNTVVFGAPGMLAWTGGMVPYTVNSNTSAVETEMQPITNSYKTMDLEPYDYFGYSVESGIFIKNGSVLYIGGAPRYGLGKGQVLIFKPPKNESESLDIQAKIIGPQVGSYFGATLCTVDIDQDGLDDLLVGAPTYVENLDRSSHDEGAVFIFMTRESNSDFIFEESGHILGSQKSAAKFGSSIADLGDIDGDGFRDIAIGAPYEDDGIGAVYIYKGNTNGLNDNYLQRIQPSDARGFGWSIAKGVDVDKNDCNDLAVGAYVTGTSYVYRCVPTMSVHATIGVASTVNLQRNATTFTAFFNVSSPPIKFKTDVKIELTGRIIVDSKYNRAVITKDAVFNIIAVPGKEEFTEKTINVTFTHDFLKPMIISFELEPFELMTENATTFLPGAARLSEDSTLKASATVHVVKDCGDDLICSPWLHITLNPMDNPYTPGTNQSLGIRLSVKNTAEPAYGLKIKISLPLPPKRVPSTCSHEDLIMICSFPQPFKKEEMLWEIQLEYGLKVTRDIDLLVMTEVLDENYSNVTSEYVKTMKLQVSPEASFKVRGKSAPNDSISISRDALAAGSKIAFTHYFEITNLGPSDFHTLTAIIKIPDKTNLTAPIEGCLETNSDFECIWTIKAKASVLVSLSLKLNISLHEYFLKDIMAYNATSSIYILQSKKGYTSQFRTFRVGTILILQPLNLVWCIIGACILIGIFVLVIIAVMLYKSGFFARTKHNRLKMSKRNRKLSAPLKIVPSAPLEEDSENEIL